In Cotesia glomerata isolate CgM1 linkage group LG1, MPM_Cglom_v2.3, whole genome shotgun sequence, one genomic interval encodes:
- the LOC123270410 gene encoding heterogeneous nuclear ribonucleoprotein R isoform X4, whose amino-acid sequence MAEGNGELKMEEKQSKEEMEYVERTEDFAKLIQYGLDEKVAAKLDEIYKTGKLAHVDLDERALDALREFPVDGALNVLTQFLESNLEHVSNKSAYLCGVMKTYRQKSRAGQGTGTSTTPKAPDEDKIKMILERTGYPLDVTTGQRKYGGPPPNWEGPTPGNGCEVFCGKIPKDMYEDELIPLFEKCGKIWDLRLMMDPMSGTNRGYAFITFTNRDAAQQAVRELDNYEIKPGKSLKVNISVPNLRLFVGNIPKSKGKEEILDEFGNLTAGLTEVIIYSSPDDKKKNRGFCFLEYESHKSASLAKRRLSTGRIKVWGCDIIVDWADPQEEPDEQTMAKVRVLYVRNLTQDCSEEKLKECFEEFGKIDRVKKIKDYAFVHFEDRDHAVKAMRELNGKEIGGSHIEVALAKPPFDKKKKEDMLRARERRMMQMLQGRGGGSPSHPSMISGPMPVRGSGQSGGPRGTSGSMRPPMGRGDYNYDYDYYGYGDYRGGYSDPYYDDYYRYEDYYFDYAPPPPPARGRGRQPQPAGRGRGQVARGRVVGGPQARGQVRGGRNPATSGARGAQRPAVRGGVRAKGSLPGEDAGKRKFDGGHQNQGESKRRFQSSWGNQPLAQQPLGNTYGLASVNGGGGGGGGGGSGGSGGVGFTDRSGATGAATGDDHEWYQDSYNSWS is encoded by the exons ATGGCCGAGGGAAATGGGGAACTCAAAATGGAAGAAAAGCAGTCTAAGGAGGAAATGGAGTACGTCGAAAGAACGGAGGATTTCGCGAAACTCATACAGTATGGACTCGATGAAAAAGTGGCTGCTAAACTAGATGAAATTTACAAAACTGGGAAACTCGCCCATGTTGATCTCGATGAAAGAGCCCTGGATGCCCTAAGGGAATTTCCTGTTGACGGAGCGTTAAATGTTCTCACGCAATTTTTGGAATCTAATTTGGAACATGTGTCCAACAAATCGGCGTATCTTTGCGGAGTTATGAAGACCTACAGACAAAAAAGCAGGGCAGGCCAGGGAACGGGCACTAGTACAACGCCTAAAGCTCCGGATGAAGACAAAATTAAA ATGATACTCGAGAGAACCGGATATCCACTCGATGTGACCACTGGACAACGAAAATACGGCGGCCCGCCTCCAAATTGGGAGGGCCCAACTCCAGGAAATGGTTGTGAG GTATTTTGTGGGAAGATACCTAAAGACATGTATGAAGACGAATTGATTCcgctttttgaaaaatgcggTAAAATATGGGATTTGAGGCTTATGATGGATCCCATGTCCGGTACCAACAGAGGATATGCCTTCATTACATTTACTAATCGAGATGCCGCACAACAAGCTGTCAGAGAG CTCGATAATTACGAAATAAAACCCGGCAAGAGTCTGAAAGTAAACATTAGCGTTCCTAATCTACGACTTTTCGTCGGGAACATACCAAAGTCAAAAGGCAAAGAGGAGATCTTGGACGAATTTGGTAATTTAACAG CTGGCTTGACCGAGGTGATTATCTACAGCTCGCCAGATGACAAAAAGAAGAATAGGGGATTCTGTTTTTTGGAATATGAATCCCATAAATCAGCTTCTCTGGCGAAAAGAAGACTCAGCACAGGTCGCATCAAGGTCTGGGGCTGTGATATTATAGTTGACTGGGCTGATCCTCAAGAGGAACCTGATGAACAAACTATGGCTAAA gtAAGAGTGCTGTATGTAAGGAACCTAACGCAAGATTGTTCTGAAGAAAAACTGAAAGAATGTTTCGAAGAATTCGGTAAAATCGACAGGGTGAAGAAAATCAAGGACTACGCATTTGTACATTTCGAAGACAGAGATCATGCAGTCAag GCAATGCGAGAACTTAACGGTAAGGAAATAGGCGGTTCTCACATAGAAGTTGCATTGGCGAAACCACCATttgataaaaagaaaaaagaagataTGTTACGAGCTCGGGAAAGAAGAATGATGCAAATGTTACAAGGCCGTGGagg AGGCTCACCATCGCATCCTAGTATGATAAGCGGACCCATGCCAGTACGAGGATCCGGACAAAGTGGCGGTCCTCGAGGCACTTCGGGCAGTATGAGACCACCTATGGGTCGCGGTGACTACA ATTATGATTACGACTATTACGGTTATGGGGATTATCGAGGTGGCTACAGTGATCCATATTACGATGACTATTATCGATACGAAGATTACTATTTCGATTATGCGCCGCCTCCGCCGCCTGCCAGAGGGAGGGGCAGGCAGCCTCAACCG GCTGGTCGTGGCCGTGGACAGGTGGCCCGTGGCCGAGTAGTCGGTGGCCCCCAAGCCCGTGGCCAAGTCAGGGGGGGACGCAACCCCGCAACATCAGGGGCCCGTGGGGCCCAGCGGCCAGCCGTTCGTGGGGGGGTCCGCGCCAAGGGAAGTTTACCAGGTGAGGATG CAGGTAAACGAAAGTTTGACGGGGGTCACCAGAACCAGGGGGAATCTAAACGTCGCTTCCAGAGCAGCTGGGGAAACCAGCCCCTCGCCCAACAACCACTGGGCAATACGTACGGATTGGCGAGTGTAAACGGTGgcggtggtggtggtggtggtggtggcaGTGGTGGTAGTGGTGGCGTTGGTTTTACTGATAGATCAGGGGCAACAGGCGCCGCGACTGGTGACGATCATGAATGGTATCAAGATTCATACAATTCGTGGAGCTAA
- the LOC123270410 gene encoding heterogeneous nuclear ribonucleoprotein R isoform X10: MAEGNGELKMEEKQSKEEMEYVERTEDFAKLIQYGLDEKVAAKLDEIYKTGKLAHVDLDERALDALREFPVDGALNVLTQFLESNLEHVSNKSAYLCGVMKTYRQKSRAGQGTGTSTTPKAPDEDKIKMILERTGYPLDVTTGQRKYGGPPPNWEGPTPGNGCEVFCGKIPKDMYEDELIPLFEKCGKIWDLRLMMDPMSGTNRGYAFITFTNRDAAQQAVRELDNYEIKPGKSLKVNISVPNLRLFVGNIPKSKGKEEILDEFGNLTAGLTEVIIYSSPDDKKKNRGFCFLEYESHKSASLAKRRLSTGRIKVWGCDIIVDWADPQEEPDEQTMAKVRVLYVRNLTQDCSEEKLKECFEEFGKIDRVKKIKDYAFVHFEDRDHAVKAMRELNGKEIGGSHIEVALAKPPFDKKKKEDMLRARERRMMQMLQGRGGGSPSHPSMISGPMPVRGSGQSGGPRGTSGSMRPPMGRGDYSWSWPWTGGPWPSSRWPPSPWPSQGGTQPRNIRGPWGPAASRSWGGPRQGKFTR; this comes from the exons ATGGCCGAGGGAAATGGGGAACTCAAAATGGAAGAAAAGCAGTCTAAGGAGGAAATGGAGTACGTCGAAAGAACGGAGGATTTCGCGAAACTCATACAGTATGGACTCGATGAAAAAGTGGCTGCTAAACTAGATGAAATTTACAAAACTGGGAAACTCGCCCATGTTGATCTCGATGAAAGAGCCCTGGATGCCCTAAGGGAATTTCCTGTTGACGGAGCGTTAAATGTTCTCACGCAATTTTTGGAATCTAATTTGGAACATGTGTCCAACAAATCGGCGTATCTTTGCGGAGTTATGAAGACCTACAGACAAAAAAGCAGGGCAGGCCAGGGAACGGGCACTAGTACAACGCCTAAAGCTCCGGATGAAGACAAAATTAAA ATGATACTCGAGAGAACCGGATATCCACTCGATGTGACCACTGGACAACGAAAATACGGCGGCCCGCCTCCAAATTGGGAGGGCCCAACTCCAGGAAATGGTTGTGAG GTATTTTGTGGGAAGATACCTAAAGACATGTATGAAGACGAATTGATTCcgctttttgaaaaatgcggTAAAATATGGGATTTGAGGCTTATGATGGATCCCATGTCCGGTACCAACAGAGGATATGCCTTCATTACATTTACTAATCGAGATGCCGCACAACAAGCTGTCAGAGAG CTCGATAATTACGAAATAAAACCCGGCAAGAGTCTGAAAGTAAACATTAGCGTTCCTAATCTACGACTTTTCGTCGGGAACATACCAAAGTCAAAAGGCAAAGAGGAGATCTTGGACGAATTTGGTAATTTAACAG CTGGCTTGACCGAGGTGATTATCTACAGCTCGCCAGATGACAAAAAGAAGAATAGGGGATTCTGTTTTTTGGAATATGAATCCCATAAATCAGCTTCTCTGGCGAAAAGAAGACTCAGCACAGGTCGCATCAAGGTCTGGGGCTGTGATATTATAGTTGACTGGGCTGATCCTCAAGAGGAACCTGATGAACAAACTATGGCTAAA gtAAGAGTGCTGTATGTAAGGAACCTAACGCAAGATTGTTCTGAAGAAAAACTGAAAGAATGTTTCGAAGAATTCGGTAAAATCGACAGGGTGAAGAAAATCAAGGACTACGCATTTGTACATTTCGAAGACAGAGATCATGCAGTCAag GCAATGCGAGAACTTAACGGTAAGGAAATAGGCGGTTCTCACATAGAAGTTGCATTGGCGAAACCACCATttgataaaaagaaaaaagaagataTGTTACGAGCTCGGGAAAGAAGAATGATGCAAATGTTACAAGGCCGTGGagg AGGCTCACCATCGCATCCTAGTATGATAAGCGGACCCATGCCAGTACGAGGATCCGGACAAAGTGGCGGTCCTCGAGGCACTTCGGGCAGTATGAGACCACCTATGGGTCGCGGTGACTACA GCTGGTCGTGGCCGTGGACAGGTGGCCCGTGGCCGAGTAGTCGGTGGCCCCCAAGCCCGTGGCCAAGTCAGGGGGGGACGCAACCCCGCAACATCAGGGGCCCGTGGGGCCCAGCGGCCAGCCGTTCGTGGGGGGGTCCGCGCCAAGGGAAGTTTACCAGGTGA
- the LOC123270410 gene encoding heterogeneous nuclear ribonucleoprotein R isoform X1, protein MAEGNGELKMEEKQSKEEMEYVERTEDFAKLIQYGLDEKVAAKLDEIYKTGKLAHVDLDERALDALREFPVDGALNVLTQFLESNLEHVSNKSAYLCGVMKTYRQKSRAGQGTGTSTTPKAPDEDKIKMILERTGYPLDVTTGQRKYGGPPPNWEGPTPGNGCEVFCGKIPKDMYEDELIPLFEKCGKIWDLRLMMDPMSGTNRGYAFITFTNRDAAQQAVRELNDYEIRKGKKIGVTVSYNNHRLFVGNIPKNRDRDDLFEEFTKHAPGLTEVIIYSSPDDKKKNRGFCFLEYESHKSASLAKRRLSTGRIKVWGCDIIVDWADPQEEPDEQTMAKVRVLYVRNLTQDCSEEKLKECFEEFGKIDRVKKIKDYAFVHFEDRDHAVKAMRELNGKEIGGSHIEVALAKPPFDKKKKEDMLRARERRMMQMLQGRGGGSPSHPSMISGPMPVRGSGQSGGPRGTSGSMRPPMGRGDYTLKEIDYDYDYYGYGDYRGGYSDPYYDDYYRYEDYYFDYAPPPPPARGRGRQPQPAGRGRGQVARGRVVGGPQARGQVRGGRNPATSGARGAQRPAVRGGVRAKGSLPGEDAGKRKFDGGHQNQGESKRRFQSSWGNQPLAQQPLGNTYGLASVNGGGGGGGGGGSGGSGGVGFTDRSGATGAATGDDHEWYQDSYNSWS, encoded by the exons ATGGCCGAGGGAAATGGGGAACTCAAAATGGAAGAAAAGCAGTCTAAGGAGGAAATGGAGTACGTCGAAAGAACGGAGGATTTCGCGAAACTCATACAGTATGGACTCGATGAAAAAGTGGCTGCTAAACTAGATGAAATTTACAAAACTGGGAAACTCGCCCATGTTGATCTCGATGAAAGAGCCCTGGATGCCCTAAGGGAATTTCCTGTTGACGGAGCGTTAAATGTTCTCACGCAATTTTTGGAATCTAATTTGGAACATGTGTCCAACAAATCGGCGTATCTTTGCGGAGTTATGAAGACCTACAGACAAAAAAGCAGGGCAGGCCAGGGAACGGGCACTAGTACAACGCCTAAAGCTCCGGATGAAGACAAAATTAAA ATGATACTCGAGAGAACCGGATATCCACTCGATGTGACCACTGGACAACGAAAATACGGCGGCCCGCCTCCAAATTGGGAGGGCCCAACTCCAGGAAATGGTTGTGAG GTATTTTGTGGGAAGATACCTAAAGACATGTATGAAGACGAATTGATTCcgctttttgaaaaatgcggTAAAATATGGGATTTGAGGCTTATGATGGATCCCATGTCCGGTACCAACAGAGGATATGCCTTCATTACATTTACTAATCGAGATGCCGCACAACAAGCTGTCAGAGAG CTGAATGATTATGAGATTCGGAAAGGCAAAAAGATTGGTGTTACCGTATCTTATAACAATCACCGCTTGTTTGTGGGAAATATTCCAAAGAATCGAGACCGAGATGACTTGTTCGAAGAGTTTACAAAGCACGCAC CTGGCTTGACCGAGGTGATTATCTACAGCTCGCCAGATGACAAAAAGAAGAATAGGGGATTCTGTTTTTTGGAATATGAATCCCATAAATCAGCTTCTCTGGCGAAAAGAAGACTCAGCACAGGTCGCATCAAGGTCTGGGGCTGTGATATTATAGTTGACTGGGCTGATCCTCAAGAGGAACCTGATGAACAAACTATGGCTAAA gtAAGAGTGCTGTATGTAAGGAACCTAACGCAAGATTGTTCTGAAGAAAAACTGAAAGAATGTTTCGAAGAATTCGGTAAAATCGACAGGGTGAAGAAAATCAAGGACTACGCATTTGTACATTTCGAAGACAGAGATCATGCAGTCAag GCAATGCGAGAACTTAACGGTAAGGAAATAGGCGGTTCTCACATAGAAGTTGCATTGGCGAAACCACCATttgataaaaagaaaaaagaagataTGTTACGAGCTCGGGAAAGAAGAATGATGCAAATGTTACAAGGCCGTGGagg AGGCTCACCATCGCATCCTAGTATGATAAGCGGACCCATGCCAGTACGAGGATCCGGACAAAGTGGCGGTCCTCGAGGCACTTCGGGCAGTATGAGACCACCTATGGGTCGCGGTGACTACA CTCTCAAGGAAATAG ATTATGATTACGACTATTACGGTTATGGGGATTATCGAGGTGGCTACAGTGATCCATATTACGATGACTATTATCGATACGAAGATTACTATTTCGATTATGCGCCGCCTCCGCCGCCTGCCAGAGGGAGGGGCAGGCAGCCTCAACCG GCTGGTCGTGGCCGTGGACAGGTGGCCCGTGGCCGAGTAGTCGGTGGCCCCCAAGCCCGTGGCCAAGTCAGGGGGGGACGCAACCCCGCAACATCAGGGGCCCGTGGGGCCCAGCGGCCAGCCGTTCGTGGGGGGGTCCGCGCCAAGGGAAGTTTACCAGGTGAGGATG CAGGTAAACGAAAGTTTGACGGGGGTCACCAGAACCAGGGGGAATCTAAACGTCGCTTCCAGAGCAGCTGGGGAAACCAGCCCCTCGCCCAACAACCACTGGGCAATACGTACGGATTGGCGAGTGTAAACGGTGgcggtggtggtggtggtggtggtggcaGTGGTGGTAGTGGTGGCGTTGGTTTTACTGATAGATCAGGGGCAACAGGCGCCGCGACTGGTGACGATCATGAATGGTATCAAGATTCATACAATTCGTGGAGCTAA
- the LOC123270410 gene encoding heterogeneous nuclear ribonucleoprotein R isoform X6, protein MAEGNGELKMEEKQSKEEMEYVERTEDFAKLIQYGLDEKVAAKLDEIYKTGKLAHVDLDERALDALREFPVDGALNVLTQFLESNLEHVSNKSAYLCGVMKTYRQKSRAGQGTGTSTTPKAPDEDKIKMILERTGYPLDVTTGQRKYGGPPPNWEGPTPGNGCEVFCGKIPKDMYEDELIPLFEKCGKIWDLRLMMDPMSGTNRGYAFITFTNRDAAQQAVRELDNYEIKPGKSLKVNISVPNLRLFVGNIPKSKGKEEILDEFGNLTAGLTEVIIYSSPDDKKKNRGFCFLEYESHKSASLAKRRLSTGRIKVWGCDIIVDWADPQEEPDEQTMAKVRVLYVRNLTQDCSEEKLKECFEEFGKIDRVKKIKDYAFVHFEDRDHAVKAMRELNGKEIGGSHIEVALAKPPFDKKKKEDMLRARERRMMQMLQGRGGGSPSHPSMISGPMPVRGSGQSGGPRGTSGSMRPPMGRGDYTLKEIDYDYDYYGYGDYRGGYSDPYYDDYYRYEDYYFDYAPPPPPARGRGRQPQPQVNESLTGVTRTRGNLNVASRAAGETSPSPNNHWAIRTDWRV, encoded by the exons ATGGCCGAGGGAAATGGGGAACTCAAAATGGAAGAAAAGCAGTCTAAGGAGGAAATGGAGTACGTCGAAAGAACGGAGGATTTCGCGAAACTCATACAGTATGGACTCGATGAAAAAGTGGCTGCTAAACTAGATGAAATTTACAAAACTGGGAAACTCGCCCATGTTGATCTCGATGAAAGAGCCCTGGATGCCCTAAGGGAATTTCCTGTTGACGGAGCGTTAAATGTTCTCACGCAATTTTTGGAATCTAATTTGGAACATGTGTCCAACAAATCGGCGTATCTTTGCGGAGTTATGAAGACCTACAGACAAAAAAGCAGGGCAGGCCAGGGAACGGGCACTAGTACAACGCCTAAAGCTCCGGATGAAGACAAAATTAAA ATGATACTCGAGAGAACCGGATATCCACTCGATGTGACCACTGGACAACGAAAATACGGCGGCCCGCCTCCAAATTGGGAGGGCCCAACTCCAGGAAATGGTTGTGAG GTATTTTGTGGGAAGATACCTAAAGACATGTATGAAGACGAATTGATTCcgctttttgaaaaatgcggTAAAATATGGGATTTGAGGCTTATGATGGATCCCATGTCCGGTACCAACAGAGGATATGCCTTCATTACATTTACTAATCGAGATGCCGCACAACAAGCTGTCAGAGAG CTCGATAATTACGAAATAAAACCCGGCAAGAGTCTGAAAGTAAACATTAGCGTTCCTAATCTACGACTTTTCGTCGGGAACATACCAAAGTCAAAAGGCAAAGAGGAGATCTTGGACGAATTTGGTAATTTAACAG CTGGCTTGACCGAGGTGATTATCTACAGCTCGCCAGATGACAAAAAGAAGAATAGGGGATTCTGTTTTTTGGAATATGAATCCCATAAATCAGCTTCTCTGGCGAAAAGAAGACTCAGCACAGGTCGCATCAAGGTCTGGGGCTGTGATATTATAGTTGACTGGGCTGATCCTCAAGAGGAACCTGATGAACAAACTATGGCTAAA gtAAGAGTGCTGTATGTAAGGAACCTAACGCAAGATTGTTCTGAAGAAAAACTGAAAGAATGTTTCGAAGAATTCGGTAAAATCGACAGGGTGAAGAAAATCAAGGACTACGCATTTGTACATTTCGAAGACAGAGATCATGCAGTCAag GCAATGCGAGAACTTAACGGTAAGGAAATAGGCGGTTCTCACATAGAAGTTGCATTGGCGAAACCACCATttgataaaaagaaaaaagaagataTGTTACGAGCTCGGGAAAGAAGAATGATGCAAATGTTACAAGGCCGTGGagg AGGCTCACCATCGCATCCTAGTATGATAAGCGGACCCATGCCAGTACGAGGATCCGGACAAAGTGGCGGTCCTCGAGGCACTTCGGGCAGTATGAGACCACCTATGGGTCGCGGTGACTACA CTCTCAAGGAAATAG ATTATGATTACGACTATTACGGTTATGGGGATTATCGAGGTGGCTACAGTGATCCATATTACGATGACTATTATCGATACGAAGATTACTATTTCGATTATGCGCCGCCTCCGCCGCCTGCCAGAGGGAGGGGCAGGCAGCCTCAACCG CAGGTAAACGAAAGTTTGACGGGGGTCACCAGAACCAGGGGGAATCTAAACGTCGCTTCCAGAGCAGCTGGGGAAACCAGCCCCTCGCCCAACAACCACTGGGCAATACGTACGGATTGGCGAGTGTAA
- the LOC123270410 gene encoding heterogeneous nuclear ribonucleoprotein R isoform X7: MAEGNGELKMEEKQSKEEMEYVERTEDFAKLIQYGLDEKVAAKLDEIYKTGKLAHVDLDERALDALREFPVDGALNVLTQFLESNLEHVSNKSAYLCGVMKTYRQKSRAGQGTGTSTTPKAPDEDKIKMILERTGYPLDVTTGQRKYGGPPPNWEGPTPGNGCEVFCGKIPKDMYEDELIPLFEKCGKIWDLRLMMDPMSGTNRGYAFITFTNRDAAQQAVRELDNYEIKPGKSLKVNISVPNLRLFVGNIPKSKGKEEILDEFGNLTAGLTEVIIYSSPDDKKKNRGFCFLEYESHKSASLAKRRLSTGRIKVWGCDIIVDWADPQEEPDEQTMAKVRVLYVRNLTQDCSEEKLKECFEEFGKIDRVKKIKDYAFVHFEDRDHAVKAMRELNGKEIGGSHIEVALAKPPFDKKKKEDMLRARERRMMQMLQGRGGGSPSHPSMISGPMPVRGSGQSGGPRGTSGSMRPPMGRGDYTLKEIDYDYDYYGYGDYRGGYSDPYYDDYYRYEDYYFDYAPPPPPARGRGRQPQPVQPGVMEKGNEKGVTLVHYCNIGNKYQR, encoded by the exons ATGGCCGAGGGAAATGGGGAACTCAAAATGGAAGAAAAGCAGTCTAAGGAGGAAATGGAGTACGTCGAAAGAACGGAGGATTTCGCGAAACTCATACAGTATGGACTCGATGAAAAAGTGGCTGCTAAACTAGATGAAATTTACAAAACTGGGAAACTCGCCCATGTTGATCTCGATGAAAGAGCCCTGGATGCCCTAAGGGAATTTCCTGTTGACGGAGCGTTAAATGTTCTCACGCAATTTTTGGAATCTAATTTGGAACATGTGTCCAACAAATCGGCGTATCTTTGCGGAGTTATGAAGACCTACAGACAAAAAAGCAGGGCAGGCCAGGGAACGGGCACTAGTACAACGCCTAAAGCTCCGGATGAAGACAAAATTAAA ATGATACTCGAGAGAACCGGATATCCACTCGATGTGACCACTGGACAACGAAAATACGGCGGCCCGCCTCCAAATTGGGAGGGCCCAACTCCAGGAAATGGTTGTGAG GTATTTTGTGGGAAGATACCTAAAGACATGTATGAAGACGAATTGATTCcgctttttgaaaaatgcggTAAAATATGGGATTTGAGGCTTATGATGGATCCCATGTCCGGTACCAACAGAGGATATGCCTTCATTACATTTACTAATCGAGATGCCGCACAACAAGCTGTCAGAGAG CTCGATAATTACGAAATAAAACCCGGCAAGAGTCTGAAAGTAAACATTAGCGTTCCTAATCTACGACTTTTCGTCGGGAACATACCAAAGTCAAAAGGCAAAGAGGAGATCTTGGACGAATTTGGTAATTTAACAG CTGGCTTGACCGAGGTGATTATCTACAGCTCGCCAGATGACAAAAAGAAGAATAGGGGATTCTGTTTTTTGGAATATGAATCCCATAAATCAGCTTCTCTGGCGAAAAGAAGACTCAGCACAGGTCGCATCAAGGTCTGGGGCTGTGATATTATAGTTGACTGGGCTGATCCTCAAGAGGAACCTGATGAACAAACTATGGCTAAA gtAAGAGTGCTGTATGTAAGGAACCTAACGCAAGATTGTTCTGAAGAAAAACTGAAAGAATGTTTCGAAGAATTCGGTAAAATCGACAGGGTGAAGAAAATCAAGGACTACGCATTTGTACATTTCGAAGACAGAGATCATGCAGTCAag GCAATGCGAGAACTTAACGGTAAGGAAATAGGCGGTTCTCACATAGAAGTTGCATTGGCGAAACCACCATttgataaaaagaaaaaagaagataTGTTACGAGCTCGGGAAAGAAGAATGATGCAAATGTTACAAGGCCGTGGagg AGGCTCACCATCGCATCCTAGTATGATAAGCGGACCCATGCCAGTACGAGGATCCGGACAAAGTGGCGGTCCTCGAGGCACTTCGGGCAGTATGAGACCACCTATGGGTCGCGGTGACTACA CTCTCAAGGAAATAG ATTATGATTACGACTATTACGGTTATGGGGATTATCGAGGTGGCTACAGTGATCCATATTACGATGACTATTATCGATACGAAGATTACTATTTCGATTATGCGCCGCCTCCGCCGCCTGCCAGAGGGAGGGGCAGGCAGCCTCAACCG GTACAACCAGGTGTTATGGAGAAAGGGAATGAGAAAGGAGTGACACTTGTGCATTATTGTAATATAGGAAATAAATATCAACgatga
- the LOC123270410 gene encoding heterogeneous nuclear ribonucleoprotein R isoform X9 — protein sequence MAEGNGELKMEEKQSKEEMEYVERTEDFAKLIQYGLDEKVAAKLDEIYKTGKLAHVDLDERALDALREFPVDGALNVLTQFLESNLEHVSNKSAYLCGVMKTYRQKSRAGQGTGTSTTPKAPDEDKIKMILERTGYPLDVTTGQRKYGGPPPNWEGPTPGNGCEVFCGKIPKDMYEDELIPLFEKCGKIWDLRLMMDPMSGTNRGYAFITFTNRDAAQQAVRELDNYEIKPGKSLKVNISVPNLRLFVGNIPKSKGKEEILDEFGNLTAGLTEVIIYSSPDDKKKNRGFCFLEYESHKSASLAKRRLSTGRIKVWGCDIIVDWADPQEEPDEQTMAKVRVLYVRNLTQDCSEEKLKECFEEFGKIDRVKKIKDYAFVHFEDRDHAVKAMRELNGKEIGGSHIEVALAKPPFDKKKKEDMLRARERRMMQMLQGRGGGSPSHPSMISGPMPVRGSGQSGGPRGTSGSMRPPMGRGDYSWSWPWTGGPWPSSRWPPSPWPSQGGTQPRNIRGPWGPAASRSWGGPRQGKFTSR from the exons ATGGCCGAGGGAAATGGGGAACTCAAAATGGAAGAAAAGCAGTCTAAGGAGGAAATGGAGTACGTCGAAAGAACGGAGGATTTCGCGAAACTCATACAGTATGGACTCGATGAAAAAGTGGCTGCTAAACTAGATGAAATTTACAAAACTGGGAAACTCGCCCATGTTGATCTCGATGAAAGAGCCCTGGATGCCCTAAGGGAATTTCCTGTTGACGGAGCGTTAAATGTTCTCACGCAATTTTTGGAATCTAATTTGGAACATGTGTCCAACAAATCGGCGTATCTTTGCGGAGTTATGAAGACCTACAGACAAAAAAGCAGGGCAGGCCAGGGAACGGGCACTAGTACAACGCCTAAAGCTCCGGATGAAGACAAAATTAAA ATGATACTCGAGAGAACCGGATATCCACTCGATGTGACCACTGGACAACGAAAATACGGCGGCCCGCCTCCAAATTGGGAGGGCCCAACTCCAGGAAATGGTTGTGAG GTATTTTGTGGGAAGATACCTAAAGACATGTATGAAGACGAATTGATTCcgctttttgaaaaatgcggTAAAATATGGGATTTGAGGCTTATGATGGATCCCATGTCCGGTACCAACAGAGGATATGCCTTCATTACATTTACTAATCGAGATGCCGCACAACAAGCTGTCAGAGAG CTCGATAATTACGAAATAAAACCCGGCAAGAGTCTGAAAGTAAACATTAGCGTTCCTAATCTACGACTTTTCGTCGGGAACATACCAAAGTCAAAAGGCAAAGAGGAGATCTTGGACGAATTTGGTAATTTAACAG CTGGCTTGACCGAGGTGATTATCTACAGCTCGCCAGATGACAAAAAGAAGAATAGGGGATTCTGTTTTTTGGAATATGAATCCCATAAATCAGCTTCTCTGGCGAAAAGAAGACTCAGCACAGGTCGCATCAAGGTCTGGGGCTGTGATATTATAGTTGACTGGGCTGATCCTCAAGAGGAACCTGATGAACAAACTATGGCTAAA gtAAGAGTGCTGTATGTAAGGAACCTAACGCAAGATTGTTCTGAAGAAAAACTGAAAGAATGTTTCGAAGAATTCGGTAAAATCGACAGGGTGAAGAAAATCAAGGACTACGCATTTGTACATTTCGAAGACAGAGATCATGCAGTCAag GCAATGCGAGAACTTAACGGTAAGGAAATAGGCGGTTCTCACATAGAAGTTGCATTGGCGAAACCACCATttgataaaaagaaaaaagaagataTGTTACGAGCTCGGGAAAGAAGAATGATGCAAATGTTACAAGGCCGTGGagg AGGCTCACCATCGCATCCTAGTATGATAAGCGGACCCATGCCAGTACGAGGATCCGGACAAAGTGGCGGTCCTCGAGGCACTTCGGGCAGTATGAGACCACCTATGGGTCGCGGTGACTACA GCTGGTCGTGGCCGTGGACAGGTGGCCCGTGGCCGAGTAGTCGGTGGCCCCCAAGCCCGTGGCCAAGTCAGGGGGGGACGCAACCCCGCAACATCAGGGGCCCGTGGGGCCCAGCGGCCAGCCGTTCGTGGGGGGGTCCGCGCCAAGGGAAGTTTACCAG CAGGTAA